In a single window of the Novosphingobium sp. IK01 genome:
- a CDS encoding polyprenyl synthetase family protein encodes MTAPLHTLPRKVEPSLAPLMALVADGMNSVNAVILDRMQSRIPLIPALAGHLVAGGGKRMRPMLTLAGAALIGYEGDRHYKLAAAVEFIHTATLLHDDVVDGSDMRRGKKAANIIYGNPATVLVGDFLFSRSFELMTEDGAIQVLRILSNASAVIAEGEVDQLVAQRQVETSEERYLSIINAKTAALFAAACRIAAVVAERSEADELALDAYGRYLGIAFQLADDAIDYDSDASEMGKDQGDDFREGKMTLPVILAYARGSEDERAFWREAIAGNRNSDEDLATAIALIRKHDAVQATRERARDYAQRAIDAIARFPDSDAKAAMCEAAEFAVARRF; translated from the coding sequence ATGACTGCACCCCTCCATACGCTCCCCCGCAAGGTCGAACCCTCGTTGGCGCCGCTCATGGCGCTGGTGGCCGATGGCATGAACAGCGTGAACGCCGTGATCCTCGACAGGATGCAATCGCGTATTCCGCTGATCCCGGCGCTGGCCGGGCATCTTGTCGCCGGGGGCGGCAAGCGCATGCGCCCGATGCTCACGCTCGCGGGGGCCGCGCTGATCGGGTACGAGGGGGATCGTCACTACAAGCTGGCCGCCGCGGTCGAATTCATCCACACCGCGACCCTGCTGCATGACGACGTGGTCGATGGCTCGGACATGCGCCGGGGCAAGAAGGCGGCCAATATCATTTATGGCAACCCGGCCACCGTGCTGGTTGGCGATTTCCTCTTCTCGCGCAGCTTCGAGCTGATGACGGAAGACGGCGCAATTCAGGTTTTGCGCATCCTTTCAAATGCTTCTGCGGTGATTGCCGAGGGCGAGGTGGACCAGCTGGTCGCCCAGCGCCAGGTCGAGACGAGCGAGGAACGCTATCTCTCGATCATCAACGCCAAGACCGCCGCGCTCTTTGCCGCAGCCTGCCGGATCGCCGCCGTCGTGGCCGAGCGCTCGGAAGCCGACGAACTGGCGCTCGATGCCTATGGCCGCTATCTGGGCATTGCTTTCCAGTTGGCCGACGACGCCATCGACTATGATTCCGACGCTTCGGAAATGGGCAAGGATCAGGGCGACGATTTCCGCGAGGGCAAGATGACCCTGCCGGTGATTCTGGCCTATGCGCGCGGTTCGGAAGACGAGCGGGCCTTCTGGCGCGAGGCCATTGCGGGCAACCGCAACAGCGACGAAGACCTTGCCACGGCCATCGCCCTGATTCGCAAGCACGATGCCGTGCAGGCCACCCGCGAACGCGCGCGTGACTATGCCCAGCGCGCCATCGACGCGATCGCCCGATTCCCCGACAGCGATGCCAAGGCAGCCATGTGCGAAGCCGCCGAATTCGCGGTGGCCCGCCGCTTCTGA
- the hrpB gene encoding ATP-dependent helicase HrpB: MTDLPIHAVLPELLAALASGPNAVLIAPPGAGKTTALAPALLDQPWCTGTVIVLSPRRVAARAAAERMAQTLGEEPGETIGYVTRLDTKRSGRTRVVVMTEAIFVATILSDPELSGVSAVLFDEAHERHLDSDLGLALALEAQGVLREDLRVVVMSATLDGARFSALMPGARVIESEGKAHPLEIRWLGASPQLRTDQAMANAVVQAWQEQTGDILGFLPGVRDIERTADLLAQRLPSALILPLHGQVEPAGQRAAIRRDAQGRRRIVLATAIAETSLTLDGVCVVVDAGLSRRAEFDKVAGVTRLVTTRASQAAAAQRAGRAARQGPGVAYRLWEEAAHAGRAAFDPPEMLTSDLAPLALTLAQWGAGDPAQMAWIDPPPAPAMAAAKAALAALGALDGEGRITAHGRAMARLPMEPALAHMLLFAAQHGAAGEAARLALLLQERGLGGSGEDLARRYDRWRGDRSARAEASRKLAARWAQAAQRQVPGRAGEQDGPPLGVLLAEAFPDRIARPRAANGEEWLSSGGRGYRLDPASPLVTARWLVIGDAQGEAKGARIMAGLALDDEDVSQWLAHRMEQRHTLTWNAQERRVEARLERRLGAIVLGKAPDPRPDPAEVAALLIEVVRREGLDALPLGKAARALIERARYAGLEGLEPQTLLDEAEDWLAPLLKGHRDLDLPAGRLHEALLDRLDWNARSQLDRLAPGEFRSPAGTTHAIDYAHEGGPAVELRVQALFGLDRHPTIGQTHQPLLLSLTSPAGRPIQTTADLPAFWRGSWRDVVKDMKGRYPRHRWPDQPWAEDPSLKTRNAFEASRKK; encoded by the coding sequence GTGACCGATCTTCCCATTCATGCCGTCCTGCCCGAGCTGCTCGCGGCCCTCGCCAGCGGGCCCAATGCCGTGCTGATCGCGCCGCCCGGCGCGGGCAAGACCACCGCGCTTGCGCCCGCCCTGCTCGACCAGCCCTGGTGCACGGGCACGGTCATCGTCCTGTCGCCCCGCCGCGTGGCCGCGCGCGCGGCGGCCGAGCGCATGGCCCAGACCCTTGGTGAAGAACCGGGCGAGACCATCGGCTATGTCACCCGCCTCGACACCAAACGGTCGGGGCGTACCCGCGTCGTGGTGATGACCGAGGCGATTTTCGTCGCGACGATCCTGTCCGATCCCGAGCTTTCCGGGGTCAGCGCGGTGCTGTTCGACGAAGCCCACGAGCGCCATCTCGATTCTGACCTCGGCCTTGCCCTCGCGCTCGAAGCGCAAGGGGTCTTGCGCGAGGATCTGCGCGTGGTGGTCATGTCGGCCACGCTCGATGGCGCGCGTTTTTCCGCGCTGATGCCCGGCGCCCGCGTGATCGAGAGCGAGGGCAAGGCCCATCCGCTCGAAATCCGCTGGCTGGGGGCCAGCCCGCAGCTCCGCACCGATCAGGCCATGGCCAATGCCGTGGTCCAGGCCTGGCAGGAGCAGACCGGCGACATCCTCGGCTTCCTGCCCGGTGTGCGTGATATCGAGCGCACCGCCGACCTTCTCGCCCAGCGCCTGCCTTCCGCGCTGATCCTGCCGCTGCACGGGCAGGTCGAGCCTGCGGGCCAGCGCGCGGCGATCCGGCGCGATGCGCAAGGGCGCCGCCGCATCGTGCTGGCCACGGCCATTGCCGAAACCTCGCTGACGCTCGACGGCGTTTGCGTGGTGGTCGATGCCGGGCTTTCGCGCCGGGCCGAGTTCGACAAGGTGGCCGGCGTTACCCGCCTCGTCACCACGCGCGCCAGCCAGGCCGCCGCTGCCCAGCGCGCGGGCCGCGCCGCGCGTCAGGGGCCGGGCGTGGCCTATCGCCTGTGGGAGGAAGCCGCCCACGCAGGCCGCGCCGCCTTCGATCCGCCTGAAATGCTCACCTCCGATCTGGCCCCGCTGGCGCTCACGCTGGCGCAGTGGGGGGCGGGCGATCCGGCGCAGATGGCGTGGATCGATCCGCCGCCCGCGCCCGCGATGGCGGCGGCGAAGGCCGCGCTGGCCGCGCTCGGCGCGCTCGACGGGGAAGGGCGGATCACCGCCCATGGCCGGGCCATGGCGCGCCTGCCGATGGAGCCTGCGCTCGCCCACATGCTGCTCTTTGCTGCGCAGCATGGCGCAGCGGGGGAGGCTGCGCGGCTGGCCCTCTTGCTTCAGGAGCGCGGCCTTGGCGGCAGCGGCGAAGACCTTGCCCGGCGCTATGATCGCTGGCGCGGCGACCGCAGCGCGCGGGCCGAAGCCTCGCGCAAGCTGGCCGCGCGCTGGGCACAGGCGGCACAGCGTCAGGTTCCGGGCCGGGCGGGGGAACAGGATGGCCCCCCGCTCGGCGTGCTTCTGGCCGAAGCCTTTCCCGACCGCATCGCGCGGCCCCGCGCGGCCAATGGCGAGGAATGGCTGTCTTCGGGCGGGCGCGGCTACCGGCTCGATCCGGCCTCGCCACTGGTGACCGCGCGCTGGCTGGTGATCGGCGACGCGCAGGGCGAGGCGAAGGGCGCGCGGATCATGGCAGGCCTCGCGCTCGACGACGAGGATGTCAGCCAGTGGCTTGCCCACCGCATGGAGCAGCGCCACACACTGACCTGGAACGCACAGGAGCGCCGGGTCGAGGCGCGGCTGGAACGGCGGCTGGGCGCCATCGTGCTGGGCAAGGCGCCCGATCCCAGGCCCGATCCGGCAGAGGTCGCCGCGCTCCTGATCGAGGTTGTCCGCCGCGAGGGGCTCGATGCGCTGCCGCTGGGCAAGGCGGCGCGCGCGCTGATCGAACGCGCGCGCTATGCGGGCCTTGAAGGCCTCGAACCGCAGACCCTGCTCGACGAGGCCGAAGACTGGCTGGCCCCGCTGCTCAAGGGCCATCGCGACCTCGATCTTCCGGCGGGCCGCCTGCACGAGGCCTTGCTCGACCGCCTCGACTGGAATGCGCGCAGCCAGCTCGACCGGCTGGCTCCGGGCGAATTCCGCTCGCCCGCGGGCACGACCCACGCCATCGACTATGCCCACGAAGGCGGCCCGGCGGTCGAACTGCGCGTGCAGGCGCTGTTCGGGCTCGACCGTCACCCCACCATCGGCCAGACCCATCAGCCGCTGTTGCTCTCGCTGACCTCGCCCGCCGGGCGCCCGATCCAGACCACCGCCGACCTGCCCGCGTTCTGGCGCGGTTCGTGGCGCGATGTGGTCAAGGACATGAAGGGGCGCTATCCGCGCCACCGCTGGCCTGATCAGCCCTGGGCCGAAGACCCCAGCCTCAAGACGCGCAACGCCTTCGAGGCCTCACGCAAGAAGTGA
- a CDS encoding Lrp/AsnC family transcriptional regulator, with amino-acid sequence MATLDGIDRRLLSELQDEGRVTNVELAQRVGLTAPPCLRRVRALEEAGVIRGYHADLDPAKLGFAITVFALVSLKSQAEEALRQFEEHMRELPEVRECHMLNGEIDFILKIVSRDLQSFQEFLTSRLTPVPNVASVKTSLTIRTAKQVPGVPFTD; translated from the coding sequence ATGGCAACATTGGACGGAATTGACCGGCGTCTCCTCTCCGAGCTTCAGGACGAGGGACGGGTAACCAACGTGGAATTGGCGCAGCGCGTGGGGCTGACAGCGCCCCCATGCCTGCGCCGTGTGCGCGCGCTGGAGGAAGCGGGCGTCATTCGCGGCTATCACGCCGATCTCGACCCGGCCAAGCTGGGTTTCGCGATCACGGTCTTCGCGCTGGTCAGCCTCAAGAGCCAGGCGGAGGAAGCGCTGCGCCAGTTCGAGGAGCACATGCGCGAACTGCCCGAAGTGCGCGAATGCCACATGCTCAACGGCGAGATCGACTTCATCCTCAAGATCGTCAGCCGCGACCTGCAAAGTTTCCAGGAATTCCTGACCAGCAGGCTCACCCCGGTGCCCAACGTGGCCAGCGTGAAGACCTCGCTCACCATCCGCACCGCCAAGCAGGTGCCGGGTGTTCCCTTTACTGATTGA
- a CDS encoding histidine kinase dimerization/phospho-acceptor domain-containing protein, protein MPADFDPSSGSSLAGSSLASSSAAPAAPSMIFDDRLETVLRTRAAGPAGLRVQFRQLVDLLGRVPEQGWNARHDEALARLDTLFEAIAAPPEGTRPAQASPAATSLSGAEAAAALLAATHLAHPRLVAHFAAQGPRVALASIRGARLDEASWLDLIPRLPIQARGFLRHRRDLGPAVERLLEQLGIDDFALTGPEVPVETGAVAEQAPEPMPCAELSDDTTEEPEGLAPDTLSEPASPVSAPIEGIGAIVRRIEAFRRDREERQAAQAAPAKATASGPAPRSSPDSASGPSADDVPPPLAIDLAFDPQGTIVAADADFAPMLVGHRPFPAPHLPARFSGAEVGDAKVGDAKVGDGSASCPAMADAPSLRAFAARQPIENGIVRFDGAPAIEGFWQLDATPLFSRMSGAFAGYRGRLRRPPPEALAQTASDAQAPLTPQQPTPEQTSPEQPAGHQGADRLRQTLHELRTPINAIQGFAEMIQQQVFGAAPHQYRSLAASIAADAARMLAGFEDLERLARLESAPAGHAAASSSGAGNADDSLSTDLAALLTRLIVQLDPVIGPREVRLRWEAPADGAPVAVAPGELEHTIWRLLAVIASTAAPGERLSITLAPEADPSRPIRLDLPLPAALAMREDAALFALDSYRGGPNASAGAGLGPGGMMGNGFALRLAMAEVRAMGGQMRREAARLLIDLPRARAIDAGWGGSSLEGPHTSAPRQAS, encoded by the coding sequence ATGCCTGCCGACTTTGACCCCTCCTCCGGTTCCAGTCTGGCCGGTTCCAGTCTGGCCAGCTCCAGCGCGGCGCCTGCGGCTCCGTCGATGATTTTCGACGACCGGCTGGAAACGGTCCTGCGCACCCGCGCGGCGGGCCCGGCGGGTCTGCGCGTGCAATTCCGCCAACTGGTCGATCTTCTGGGCCGGGTCCCCGAGCAGGGCTGGAACGCCCGCCATGACGAGGCCCTGGCCCGGCTCGACACCCTGTTCGAAGCCATCGCCGCGCCGCCCGAAGGCACCAGACCCGCGCAGGCCAGCCCTGCCGCCACTTCGCTGTCGGGCGCGGAAGCCGCCGCCGCATTGCTGGCCGCCACCCATCTGGCCCACCCGCGCCTTGTCGCCCATTTTGCCGCGCAGGGCCCACGCGTGGCCCTCGCCAGCATTCGCGGCGCCCGGCTCGACGAGGCCAGTTGGCTCGACCTGATCCCCCGCCTGCCGATTCAGGCGCGCGGGTTCCTGCGCCATCGCCGCGATCTGGGCCCGGCGGTCGAACGGCTGCTCGAACAGCTCGGGATCGACGATTTCGCGCTCACCGGGCCTGAAGTCCCTGTAGAAACGGGCGCCGTCGCCGAACAGGCCCCGGAGCCCATGCCCTGCGCTGAACTGTCCGATGACACGACAGAGGAGCCAGAAGGCCTCGCCCCGGACACGCTTTCCGAACCGGCCAGCCCGGTTTCCGCCCCCATCGAAGGGATCGGCGCCATCGTGCGGCGGATCGAGGCCTTCCGGCGCGACCGCGAAGAACGGCAGGCCGCGCAAGCTGCCCCGGCCAAGGCCACGGCCTCTGGGCCCGCGCCGCGCTCGTCCCCGGACTCTGCCTCTGGCCCGTCTGCCGACGATGTGCCGCCCCCGCTCGCCATCGATCTGGCCTTCGATCCGCAAGGCACGATCGTGGCCGCCGATGCCGATTTCGCGCCGATGCTGGTGGGCCACCGCCCGTTCCCCGCGCCGCACCTGCCCGCCCGGTTCAGCGGCGCCGAAGTGGGCGATGCCAAAGTGGGTGATGCCAAAGTAGGTGATGGGAGCGCCTCTTGCCCGGCCATGGCCGACGCGCCGAGCCTGCGGGCCTTCGCCGCCCGCCAGCCGATCGAAAACGGGATCGTCCGCTTCGATGGCGCGCCCGCCATCGAAGGCTTCTGGCAACTCGATGCGACACCGCTGTTCTCGCGCATGAGCGGGGCCTTTGCGGGCTATCGCGGCCGCCTGCGCCGCCCCCCGCCCGAGGCTTTGGCCCAAACCGCCAGCGACGCACAGGCCCCACTCACACCGCAGCAGCCCACCCCTGAGCAGACCAGCCCCGAGCAACCTGCCGGGCATCAGGGCGCCGACCGCCTGCGCCAGACCCTTCACGAGTTGCGCACCCCGATCAACGCGATCCAGGGGTTTGCCGAGATGATCCAGCAGCAGGTCTTCGGCGCGGCCCCCCACCAGTATCGCAGCCTTGCCGCCAGCATCGCCGCCGATGCCGCGCGCATGCTCGCCGGGTTCGAGGATCTCGAACGGCTCGCCCGCCTCGAAAGCGCGCCGGCTGGCCATGCGGCCGCTTCATCATCAGGTGCGGGCAATGCCGATGACAGCCTGTCGACCGATCTGGCCGCGTTGCTCACCCGCCTGATCGTCCAGCTCGATCCGGTGATCGGCCCGCGCGAGGTGCGCTTGCGCTGGGAGGCTCCGGCAGACGGCGCCCCGGTGGCCGTGGCGCCCGGAGAACTGGAACACACCATCTGGCGCCTGCTCGCCGTGATCGCCAGCACCGCCGCACCGGGCGAAAGGCTGTCGATCACCCTCGCGCCCGAAGCCGACCCTTCGCGCCCGATCCGGCTCGACCTGCCGCTGCCCGCCGCCCTCGCCATGCGCGAAGATGCCGCCCTGTTCGCGCTAGACAGCTATCGCGGCGGCCCCAATGCCAGCGCCGGCGCCGGGCTGGGGCCGGGCGGCATGATGGGCAACGGCTTTGCCCTGCGCCTCGCCATGGCCGAAGTGCGCGCCATGGGCGGGCAGATGCGCCGCGAGGCGGCCCGCCTGCTGATCGACCTTCCGCGCGCCCGCGCCATCGATGCCGGATGGGGCGGGAGCAGCCTGGAGGGCCCACACACATCCGCTCCGCGTCAGGCGAGTTGA
- a CDS encoding chorismate mutase produces the protein MSAYAGKPDDTLAAAASAGPDPVLASYRQSIDNIDAAMIHILAERFRITQAVGAYKAEKQLPASDPGREERQIARLRKLAEDAALDPEFSEKFLRFIIEEVIRHHEQAKAER, from the coding sequence ATGAGCGCATATGCGGGCAAGCCCGACGACACGCTGGCCGCAGCAGCAAGTGCAGGCCCCGACCCGGTTCTGGCCAGCTATCGCCAGAGCATCGACAATATCGATGCGGCCATGATCCACATTCTGGCCGAACGCTTCCGCATCACCCAGGCCGTGGGCGCCTACAAGGCCGAAAAGCAGCTTCCCGCCAGCGATCCGGGCCGCGAGGAGCGCCAGATCGCCCGCCTGCGCAAGCTGGCCGAAGACGCCGCGCTCGACCCCGAATTCTCGGAGAAGTTCCTGCGCTTCATCATCGAGGAAGTGATCCGCCACCACGAACAGGCAAAAGCCGAACGCTGA
- a CDS encoding polysaccharide deacetylase family protein, with the protein MLAPREGLAPVTRAAIASPPAPEAHVRFAAGFGPRFVVTVDTEEEFDWSKPFERTGHGLSHVPRLAKFQQFCEGFGVTPVYLIDYPIASDPGISAALGQAVADGRAEIGVQLHPWVNPPHAEDLTVSNSFAGNLEPALEEAKLVKLRDTISRAFNGTAPLIYRAGRYGVGPHTAAILGQASIAIDTSVRAHFDYSSQGGPDFTGLPAHPWWVDRRGGLMELPLTTVFSGLLRRAGPWLFPRLWRVPRLRGVLARLGLMNRVPLTPEGVSAAEAIAGIDLALGDGLPVLVFSFHSPSLRPGNTPYVRDDDQLDQLYGWWRTVFAHLARRGVRPAGVAQIMQAAQI; encoded by the coding sequence GTGCTCGCACCGAGGGAAGGCCTCGCCCCCGTCACGCGCGCCGCAATTGCCAGCCCCCCCGCCCCCGAGGCCCATGTGCGCTTCGCGGCGGGGTTTGGCCCTCGCTTTGTCGTCACGGTCGATACCGAAGAGGAATTCGACTGGAGCAAGCCGTTCGAGCGCACCGGCCATGGCCTCAGCCATGTGCCCCGCCTCGCCAAGTTCCAGCAGTTCTGCGAAGGCTTCGGGGTCACCCCGGTCTATCTGATCGATTATCCGATCGCCAGCGACCCGGGCATCAGCGCCGCCCTGGGCCAGGCCGTGGCCGATGGCCGGGCCGAGATCGGCGTCCAGCTTCACCCGTGGGTCAACCCGCCCCATGCCGAAGACCTCACCGTGTCCAACAGCTTTGCCGGCAATCTGGAACCCGCGCTCGAAGAGGCCAAGCTGGTCAAGCTGCGCGACACCATTTCGCGCGCCTTCAACGGCACCGCCCCGCTGATCTACCGCGCCGGACGCTATGGCGTGGGGCCGCATACGGCGGCCATCCTGGGCCAGGCCTCGATCGCCATCGACACCTCGGTGCGCGCCCATTTCGACTATTCCAGCCAGGGCGGCCCGGATTTCACCGGGTTGCCGGCGCACCCCTGGTGGGTCGACCGGCGCGGCGGGTTGATGGAACTGCCGCTGACCACGGTCTTTTCAGGCCTGCTCCGGCGGGCCGGGCCCTGGCTGTTCCCGCGTCTGTGGCGGGTGCCGCGCCTGCGCGGGGTGCTCGCGCGGCTGGGCCTGATGAACCGCGTGCCGCTCACCCCCGAAGGGGTCAGCGCAGCCGAAGCCATCGCCGGGATCGACCTCGCGCTCGGCGATGGCCTGCCGGTGCTGGTCTTCTCGTTTCACAGCCCCTCGCTGCGCCCCGGCAACACGCCCTATGTCCGCGACGACGACCAGCTCGACCAGCTTTACGGCTGGTGGCGCACGGTCTTTGCCCATCTGGCCCGGCGCGGGGTGCGCCCGGCCGGGGTTGCCCAGATCATGCAGGCCGCACAGATATAA